The following coding sequences are from one Seonamhaeicola sp. ML3 window:
- a CDS encoding FKBP-type peptidyl-prolyl cis-trans isomerase has product MKIGKILSVVAAVVMVVSCNKNGAQSKSLETGIDSVSYAIGVDAARGLQSTFGKEFDIDLFYQGYKSAIDSVDLKIDPSEVQFVIQNYMRKRQEEEMEKQQAEAKKKAEEQYAKEKAAGEQLMADNISKEGVQTTESGLQYIVMKEGEGDKPTASDRVKVHYHGTLFDGTVFDSSVERDEPATFGVTQVIPGWVEGLQLMSVGSKYKFFIPQELAYGYRGSGQKIGPFTPLVFEVELLEIVK; this is encoded by the coding sequence ATGAAAATAGGAAAAATTTTAAGTGTTGTTGCCGCTGTTGTTATGGTGGTATCGTGTAACAAAAATGGTGCTCAAAGTAAGTCTTTAGAAACAGGAATAGACTCGGTAAGTTATGCTATTGGTGTTGATGCAGCAAGAGGTTTACAGTCTACGTTTGGTAAAGAATTCGATATCGATTTATTTTATCAAGGGTATAAGAGTGCTATCGATTCTGTTGATTTAAAAATAGACCCATCTGAAGTACAGTTTGTAATCCAGAATTACATGAGAAAGAGACAAGAAGAAGAAATGGAGAAGCAACAAGCTGAGGCTAAAAAGAAAGCTGAAGAACAGTATGCTAAAGAAAAGGCTGCCGGAGAACAATTAATGGCAGACAATATTTCTAAAGAAGGAGTACAAACTACCGAGAGTGGTTTGCAATATATTGTAATGAAGGAAGGTGAAGGCGATAAGCCAACTGCTAGTGATAGAGTTAAGGTACATTATCATGGTACTTTGTTCGACGGGACAGTTTTTGATAGTTCTGTAGAAAGAGATGAACCTGCTACTTTTGGTGTTACTCAAGTGATTCCTGGTTGGGTTGAAGGGCTACAATTAATGTCTGTTGGTTCTAAGTACAAATTCTTCATACCACAAGAGCTGGCTTATGGGTACAGAGGCTCAGGTCAAAAAATAGGGCCTTTTACACCTTTAGTGTTCGAAGTAGAATTATTAGAAATAGTTAAGTAA
- a CDS encoding bifunctional 4-hydroxy-2-oxoglutarate aldolase/2-dehydro-3-deoxy-phosphogluconate aldolase, which yields MAQFSRLEVAQAMKETGMIPLFFNNDIELSKKVLKACYDGGARLMEFTARGDFAHEVFGELTKYAVAELPGMIMGVGSVTDAGQASLYMSLGANFVVTPVLREDIAIACNRKKVLWSPGCGTLTEITRAEELGCEIVKLFPGDIYGPQFVKGIKGPQPWTSIMPTGGVSPTEENLKGWFDAGVTCVGMGSKLISKDIIANKDYAKLEQDVRNALAIVKAVR from the coding sequence ATGGCACAGTTTTCAAGATTAGAAGTTGCACAGGCAATGAAAGAAACAGGGATGATTCCTTTGTTTTTTAACAACGATATAGAATTAAGTAAGAAGGTATTAAAGGCTTGCTACGATGGTGGTGCGCGTTTAATGGAATTTACTGCTCGTGGCGATTTTGCTCACGAAGTTTTTGGTGAATTAACTAAATATGCTGTAGCAGAATTACCAGGAATGATCATGGGCGTTGGTTCTGTAACAGATGCGGGACAGGCTTCATTGTATATGTCTTTAGGAGCTAACTTTGTAGTAACTCCTGTATTAAGAGAAGATATTGCAATTGCATGTAACCGAAAAAAAGTACTTTGGTCTCCAGGATGTGGTACGTTAACTGAAATTACCAGAGCTGAGGAATTAGGTTGCGAAATAGTAAAGCTATTCCCTGGTGATATTTATGGGCCACAATTTGTAAAAGGAATTAAGGGGCCACAACCATGGACGAGCATCATGCCAACAGGAGGTGTTTCACCAACCGAAGAAAACCTAAAAGGTTGGTTCGATGCAGGTGTTACTTGTGTTGGTATGGGGTCTAAATTAATCTCTAAAGATATCATTGCCAATAAGGATTATGCTAAGCTAGAGCAAGACGTTAGAAATGCGTTAGCCATAGTAAAGGCCGTTAGGTAA
- a CDS encoding M48 family metallopeptidase — MKTSNYILIGFLTFVAFSLLGWHIDSKIYEEEYDKKRKARMEFYRARTLLEKNNDSPDRQAEFTEKAKEYFKYYNKYHYDFFSAASILNNQFKMFKDTSNLVPAKKWIHKAYELNPKDRQVNLVYGEVLENLGLHEDANQYFDNVKKLDSINGIKYVEYKNDAGETIKLRRNVK, encoded by the coding sequence ATGAAAACAAGTAATTACATATTAATAGGATTTTTAACATTTGTGGCATTTTCACTTTTAGGCTGGCACATAGATTCAAAAATTTATGAAGAAGAATATGATAAAAAGCGAAAAGCCCGAATGGAGTTTTATAGAGCTAGGACTTTGTTAGAAAAAAATAATGACAGCCCAGACAGGCAAGCAGAGTTTACAGAAAAGGCTAAAGAATACTTTAAGTATTACAATAAATATCATTATGATTTTTTTAGTGCTGCAAGTATACTAAATAACCAATTTAAAATGTTTAAAGACACTTCTAATTTGGTGCCGGCCAAGAAATGGATTCATAAAGCCTACGAGTTAAATCCAAAAGACAGACAAGTTAATCTTGTATACGGCGAGGTTTTAGAAAATTTGGGTTTACATGAAGATGCCAATCAATATTTTGATAATGTTAAAAAGTTAGATTCTATTAATGGTATTAAGTATGTAGAATACAAAAACGATGCTGGAGAAACGATAAAACTTCGAAGGAATGTAAAATAA
- a CDS encoding GntR family transcriptional regulator, producing MDFKATKGIYLQIAENICNQILEGKLKPDERVPSVRDLATELEVNRNTVMRTYSYLQAEEIFENKRGVGFFVASNAIALIKDRDKNAFFKNEFPVLLEKIKLLKLTTKDFKQIIEALKLND from the coding sequence ATGGACTTTAAAGCAACAAAGGGCATATACTTACAAATAGCCGAAAATATTTGTAACCAGATTTTAGAAGGCAAACTAAAACCCGATGAGAGGGTGCCTTCGGTTCGTGATTTGGCTACAGAACTAGAAGTAAATAGAAATACAGTAATGCGGACTTACAGCTATTTGCAAGCAGAAGAAATTTTCGAGAACAAAAGAGGAGTAGGCTTTTTTGTGGCGAGCAACGCTATAGCACTTATAAAAGACAGAGATAAGAATGCATTTTTTAAAAACGAATTTCCGGTGCTTTTAGAAAAAATAAAGTTGTTAAAACTAACAACTAAAGATTTCAAGCAGATTATTGAGGCTTTAAAACTAAACGATTAA
- the der gene encoding ribosome biogenesis GTPase Der codes for MSNIVAIVGRPNVGKSTFFNRLIQRREAIVDSVSGVTRDRHYGKSDWNGKEFSLIDTGGYVVGSDDIFETEIDKQVELAIDEADAIIFMVDVESGVTGMDEDVASLLRKVNKPVFLAVNKVDNSKRAEDAVEFYSLGLGEYYTVASINGSGTGELLDALVEALPEKEEVEVEDLPRFAVVGRPNAGKSSFINALIGEDRYIVTDIAGTTRDAIDTKYNRFGFEFNLVDTAGIRRKSKVKEDLEFYSVMRSIRAIEHADVCLLVLDANRGFDGQVQNIFWLAERNRKGIVVLVNKWDLVEKDHKSVKEYEKAIRKQMEPFIDVPIVFISALTKQRIYKAIETAVEVYKNRSKRIKTSELNDVFLPIIEHYPPPAYKGKFVKIKYVMQLPTPQPQFAFFCNLPQYVKDPYKRFLENKLRDNFGFTGVPISVYMRKK; via the coding sequence ATGAGTAATATAGTAGCTATAGTTGGAAGGCCTAATGTTGGGAAATCAACGTTTTTTAATCGTCTTATTCAGAGGCGTGAAGCCATTGTTGATTCTGTTAGTGGGGTTACTAGAGATCGTCATTATGGAAAAAGTGACTGGAACGGTAAAGAGTTTTCGTTAATTGATACGGGAGGTTATGTTGTTGGTAGCGATGATATTTTTGAAACCGAAATCGATAAACAAGTAGAGTTAGCCATAGACGAGGCCGATGCCATAATTTTTATGGTTGATGTAGAATCAGGGGTTACAGGTATGGATGAAGATGTTGCCAGTTTACTTAGAAAAGTAAATAAACCTGTGTTTTTGGCGGTCAACAAGGTAGATAATTCCAAACGTGCTGAAGATGCTGTAGAATTCTATTCATTAGGTTTAGGTGAATATTATACGGTAGCTAGTATAAACGGAAGTGGAACGGGAGAGTTGTTGGATGCTCTTGTAGAAGCCTTACCAGAAAAGGAAGAGGTAGAAGTAGAAGACTTGCCTCGTTTTGCTGTTGTAGGCCGACCTAATGCCGGGAAGTCTTCGTTTATTAATGCTTTAATAGGTGAGGATAGGTACATTGTTACCGATATAGCTGGAACAACACGAGATGCTATCGATACGAAATACAATCGTTTTGGTTTTGAGTTTAACTTGGTCGATACAGCAGGAATAAGAAGAAAATCCAAAGTAAAAGAAGATTTAGAGTTTTACTCCGTAATGCGAAGTATTAGAGCGATTGAACACGCCGATGTGTGCCTTTTGGTCTTAGATGCTAATCGAGGTTTCGACGGACAAGTGCAAAATATTTTTTGGCTAGCTGAAAGAAATAGAAAAGGGATTGTTGTTCTTGTCAATAAATGGGATTTAGTGGAGAAAGACCATAAATCTGTTAAAGAATACGAAAAAGCAATTCGTAAACAAATGGAGCCTTTTATAGATGTGCCAATTGTTTTTATTTCGGCATTGACCAAACAGCGTATTTACAAAGCCATAGAAACAGCCGTTGAGGTCTATAAGAATAGAAGCAAACGTATTAAAACCAGCGAGCTTAACGATGTGTTTTTGCCAATTATAGAGCATTATCCACCCCCAGCATATAAAGGCAAATTTGTAAAGATTAAGTATGTTATGCAGTTGCCTACGCCGCAACCGCAATTTGCTTTTTTTTGTAACTTGCCACAGTATGTAAAGGATCCATACAAACGTTTTTTGGAGAACAAACTTCGCGATAACTTTGGTTTTACAGGCGTGCCTATTAGCGTTTATATGCGTAAAAAGTAA
- a CDS encoding TlpA disulfide reductase family protein, protein MKKNILFFCLCLLASSYTFAQKVIENPEYGYSTVPGEITKVELLDTTTVLHFHLKYIAGGRFGIPTETYIQDLSSSEKLFVTNAKGVKLGRNIVPDSGEILYQLYFPALNKNVKTIEFGEANNGGNWFVYDIVIQEGENATQFPIALRGNWLLADGSNRWDYGFNSKNAIVEEKIWTYKSIENKGKKYTITLERDGNVKTITAKLGKNGIVAFGDSPKSLKEYSLKKVYNPDFKMKDDKAFEAITFALDSTTYSGVIKGFSEKVKQKTAMVHVNNPFKGDQESHLIKINNDGSFKVKFPITHPQTVFVRMQSGGFYVFVEPNKETFHYLYNKESFFMGDNAQINAGLEALKDVNFILSRKERNEIGITSPEDYKILCIQKKENVVNKILEFQKHNFISKKALQLKNTEIELEFYQGLLAYSMYRGSLEYRNKKAKEEKDKLPFKAFEVSNDYYNFLPKDILDNELLALSGSYYFLTNYIVYADIFRVNRLPNLNTVDRALWLKNKGVELTTDELNMVEFSKQIETPEMIAKKEEFEKVYGDTRQAFYKKYNPHFEEISKYIKSLDQPTHDFILSVVDYLKTKNIEITEEEAKMVSALEALKTPIEIEQQRQFYEQFAKANITFNNKYIEHASEISRERRALEKDKKIEAFFGRKDSFMQDVMMMQAFYKTFEDYKVFDNRALEVAQAKLNITFLKDYLAFTNEETKAKIELNKTKGGYTVHNIEKSEGDELFEAMIKKFKGKVVYVDFWATWCGPCKSGIKRIAPLKEELVDEDVVFLYVTNQTSPEGTWRNSIANIKGEHYRVSADEWNYLKEKFKISGIPHYVLVNKKGEIVKPKMAYLSNSGLKRIFKAELSK, encoded by the coding sequence ATGAAAAAAAACATTCTATTCTTTTGCCTCTGCTTGTTGGCATCATCCTACACCTTTGCTCAAAAAGTTATTGAAAATCCTGAATATGGATATTCAACAGTTCCTGGAGAAATAACTAAAGTAGAACTTTTAGACACCACAACTGTATTGCATTTTCACCTTAAATACATAGCTGGAGGCCGTTTTGGAATTCCCACAGAGACTTACATTCAGGATTTATCAAGTTCAGAAAAACTTTTTGTAACTAATGCTAAAGGTGTGAAACTAGGTAGGAATATTGTTCCAGATTCTGGAGAGATCCTTTATCAATTATACTTTCCTGCTTTAAATAAAAACGTAAAAACCATAGAGTTTGGAGAAGCTAATAATGGTGGCAATTGGTTTGTATATGATATCGTTATTCAAGAGGGCGAAAACGCAACACAATTTCCTATAGCATTAAGAGGAAACTGGCTTCTGGCCGATGGCAGTAACCGTTGGGATTATGGTTTCAACTCAAAGAACGCCATCGTAGAAGAAAAGATTTGGACTTACAAGTCTATAGAAAATAAAGGAAAGAAATACACCATAACTCTAGAGCGTGATGGTAATGTTAAAACCATAACTGCCAAATTGGGAAAAAATGGTATAGTGGCTTTTGGTGATTCACCAAAATCACTTAAAGAGTATAGTTTAAAAAAGGTTTATAATCCTGATTTTAAGATGAAGGACGATAAAGCGTTTGAGGCTATAACATTTGCCTTGGACTCTACAACCTACTCGGGAGTTATAAAAGGGTTTTCTGAAAAGGTGAAGCAAAAAACCGCTATGGTTCATGTTAATAATCCGTTTAAAGGAGATCAGGAATCTCACTTAATTAAAATCAATAATGATGGTAGTTTTAAGGTTAAGTTTCCAATTACGCACCCACAAACGGTTTTTGTACGTATGCAATCAGGAGGCTTCTATGTATTCGTAGAACCGAATAAAGAAACATTTCATTACTTATATAATAAGGAGTCTTTCTTTATGGGTGACAACGCTCAAATTAATGCAGGCCTAGAAGCCTTGAAGGATGTGAATTTTATATTGAGCAGGAAAGAAAGAAATGAGATAGGGATAACTTCTCCCGAAGATTATAAAATCTTGTGCATTCAGAAAAAGGAAAATGTAGTAAATAAAATCCTTGAGTTCCAGAAGCATAATTTTATAAGTAAAAAAGCGTTGCAGTTAAAAAATACAGAAATTGAATTAGAGTTCTATCAAGGCCTTTTAGCTTACAGTATGTATAGGGGCTCTTTAGAATATAGAAATAAAAAAGCCAAAGAAGAGAAAGATAAATTACCGTTTAAGGCATTTGAGGTTAGTAACGATTATTACAATTTTCTACCAAAAGATATTTTAGATAATGAATTATTAGCCTTATCCGGCAGCTATTACTTCCTCACGAATTATATAGTGTATGCCGATATTTTTAGAGTCAACAGACTACCCAATTTAAATACTGTAGACAGGGCTTTATGGCTAAAGAACAAAGGTGTGGAACTAACTACCGATGAACTTAACATGGTAGAATTTAGTAAACAGATTGAAACACCAGAAATGATTGCCAAGAAAGAGGAATTCGAAAAGGTTTATGGTGATACTAGACAGGCGTTCTATAAAAAATATAACCCGCATTTTGAAGAAATATCTAAGTACATTAAGAGTCTGGACCAACCCACGCACGACTTTATTCTTAGTGTTGTAGATTATTTAAAAACTAAAAACATTGAAATTACAGAAGAGGAAGCTAAAATGGTAAGTGCTTTAGAAGCATTAAAAACACCCATAGAAATTGAGCAACAACGTCAATTTTATGAGCAATTTGCCAAGGCAAACATTACGTTTAATAACAAATACATCGAACACGCCTCTGAAATTTCTAGAGAAAGAAGGGCATTGGAAAAAGATAAAAAAATAGAAGCCTTTTTTGGAAGAAAGGATTCGTTTATGCAAGATGTCATGATGATGCAAGCATTTTATAAGACATTTGAAGATTATAAGGTTTTTGATAATAGGGCTCTGGAAGTTGCTCAGGCTAAGTTGAATATTACGTTTTTAAAGGATTATTTAGCATTTACTAACGAAGAGACAAAAGCGAAGATAGAATTAAACAAAACCAAAGGAGGTTACACGGTACACAATATCGAAAAAAGTGAAGGCGACGAGCTTTTTGAAGCCATGATAAAAAAGTTTAAGGGTAAAGTAGTGTATGTAGATTTTTGGGCCACGTGGTGCGGACCATGTAAATCGGGGATAAAGCGAATTGCACCTTTAAAAGAAGAGCTGGTAGATGAAGATGTGGTGTTCTTATATGTTACCAACCAAACTTCGCCAGAAGGGACATGGAGAAATTCTATAGCCAATATTAAAGGCGAACACTATAGGGTTTCTGCAGATGAGTGGAACTACTTAAAAGAAAAATTTAAAATTTCTGGAATTCCACATTATGTACTCGTAAATAAAAAAGGTGAAATTGTAAAACCTAAAATGGCGTATTTGTCGAACTCAGGTTTAAAACGCATTTTTAAAGCTGAATTGTCTAAATAG
- a CDS encoding sugar kinase has product MGKVVTFGEIMLRLSPQGFLRFSQANNFDVVYGGGESNVAVSLANYGVDVDFVTRLPKNDIGECAMMEMRKRGVGVDKIVWGGDRLGIYFLETGAVSRGSKVVYDRANSAMAEIQSGMVNWEEVFDGADWFHWTGITPAISQSSADVCLEAVKAASKLGLTISTDLNYRQKLWSYCDTAHREKVMTELTSYCDIILGNEEDAEKHFGIHPEGLDVHKHGHDVKAEAFLSVCDQMLKKFPRAKKVITTLRGSISASHNTWAGVLYDGETMYQTRQYQITDIVDRVGGGDSFMGGLIYGLLKYPEDDQNALDFAVAASCLKHTVKGDANLVTVDEVEKLMGGDASGRVAR; this is encoded by the coding sequence ATGGGTAAAGTAGTCACATTTGGAGAGATTATGTTAAGATTGTCTCCACAAGGATTTTTAAGATTTTCACAGGCCAACAATTTTGATGTTGTTTATGGTGGTGGAGAGTCTAACGTAGCAGTTTCGTTAGCAAATTACGGTGTAGATGTAGATTTTGTAACGCGCTTACCAAAGAACGACATTGGCGAATGTGCCATGATGGAAATGCGTAAAAGAGGTGTTGGTGTAGATAAGATTGTTTGGGGTGGAGATCGTTTAGGAATCTATTTCTTAGAGACAGGAGCTGTGTCTAGAGGAAGTAAAGTGGTTTACGACAGAGCCAATTCAGCTATGGCTGAAATCCAATCTGGGATGGTTAATTGGGAAGAAGTATTCGATGGAGCAGATTGGTTCCACTGGACAGGGATTACTCCTGCGATTTCTCAAAGCTCTGCTGATGTTTGTTTAGAAGCTGTAAAAGCAGCTAGCAAATTAGGTTTAACAATATCTACAGATTTAAATTACCGTCAAAAACTTTGGAGTTATTGTGATACAGCTCATAGAGAAAAAGTAATGACTGAATTAACTTCGTACTGTGATATTATCTTAGGAAATGAGGAAGATGCTGAAAAACATTTTGGTATTCATCCAGAAGGTTTAGATGTACATAAACATGGTCATGATGTTAAGGCTGAAGCATTTTTATCTGTATGTGATCAAATGTTGAAAAAATTCCCAAGAGCTAAAAAGGTAATAACTACCTTAAGAGGTTCAATCTCTGCTTCTCATAATACTTGGGCAGGCGTGTTATACGATGGCGAAACTATGTATCAAACCCGTCAATACCAAATTACCGATATCGTTGATAGAGTTGGTGGTGGTGATTCGTTCATGGGAGGTTTAATCTATGGTTTGTTAAAGTACCCAGAAGACGACCAAAACGCACTAGATTTTGCTGTAGCTGCTTCATGTTTAAAACACACTGTTAAAGGTGATGCCAACTTGGTAACGGTTGATGAAGTTGAAAAACTAATGGGAGGTGATGCCTCTGGACGTGTAGCTAGATAA
- a CDS encoding GTP-binding protein, with translation MDLNKKLYIEVQKNINQMPGANDIVLRPRFKKELNKNNEVLLKAFEDSKTEQSDFIVTRIDNHVFIKFPKKEQQFWTPQLHLEIDEVDEKTSILHGLFGPNPTVWTMFMFLHFIVACLFIGFGIWAYTNWKLGEDFIIQISIMVLMVIIWFTLYFAGSIGKSSSKNEMHKLNDFMNGVLEKTGIDLTQK, from the coding sequence TTGGATTTAAATAAAAAACTGTACATTGAAGTTCAGAAAAACATCAACCAAATGCCAGGTGCCAACGACATTGTTTTAAGACCCAGATTTAAAAAAGAACTCAATAAAAACAACGAGGTTCTACTCAAGGCTTTTGAAGATTCTAAAACAGAACAATCTGACTTTATCGTAACGCGCATAGACAACCATGTTTTTATTAAATTCCCTAAAAAAGAACAACAATTCTGGACACCCCAGCTACATTTAGAAATTGATGAAGTAGATGAAAAAACGAGTATCCTTCATGGTTTATTTGGTCCCAACCCCACTGTTTGGACAATGTTTATGTTTCTACACTTTATAGTCGCTTGTCTTTTTATAGGTTTTGGTATTTGGGCTTATACCAATTGGAAACTAGGAGAAGATTTTATCATTCAGATTAGTATTATGGTTTTAATGGTAATTATCTGGTTTACACTTTATTTTGCTGGAAGTATAGGTAAATCTTCTAGTAAAAATGAAATGCACAAGCTCAACGATTTCATGAATGGCGTATTAGAAAAAACTGGAATAGACCTAACTCAAAAATAG
- the era gene encoding GTPase Era: protein MGHKAGFVNIIGNPNVGKSTLMNAFVGEKLSIITSKAQTTRHRILGIVNGDDFQVLFSDTPGIIKPAYELQQSMMDFVKSAFEDADVLIYIVEIGEKALKDEAFFNKITNSKIPVLLLLNKIDTSNQEQLEEQVQLWAEKVPNAEIYPISALQGFNVKEVFNRIIELLPQSPPFYPKDQLTDKPERFFINESIREKILLHYKKEIPYAVEVETEEFHEEEKIIRIRSVIMVERETQKGIIIGHKGSALKRVGTEARKDLEKFFGKQIHLEIYVKVNKNWRSNQNQLRRFGYNQK, encoded by the coding sequence ATGGGACATAAAGCAGGCTTTGTAAATATTATTGGTAACCCAAACGTGGGTAAGTCTACTCTAATGAATGCTTTCGTTGGGGAGAAGTTATCCATTATAACGTCTAAGGCGCAAACTACAAGGCACCGTATTTTAGGCATTGTAAACGGCGATGATTTTCAGGTGCTGTTTAGTGATACACCAGGAATTATAAAACCCGCATACGAGCTCCAGCAATCTATGATGGATTTTGTTAAGTCTGCTTTCGAAGATGCCGATGTGCTTATTTATATTGTTGAAATTGGTGAAAAAGCACTTAAAGACGAAGCGTTTTTCAACAAGATAACCAACTCTAAAATACCGGTTTTATTATTGCTAAATAAGATTGATACATCTAACCAAGAACAATTGGAAGAACAAGTTCAGCTTTGGGCCGAGAAAGTACCTAACGCCGAGATTTATCCAATTTCTGCTTTACAGGGGTTTAATGTAAAAGAGGTGTTTAATAGAATTATAGAATTGTTACCGCAGTCTCCGCCATTCTATCCAAAGGACCAATTAACCGATAAACCAGAACGGTTTTTTATAAATGAGAGTATAAGGGAGAAAATACTTCTACATTACAAAAAAGAAATCCCTTATGCCGTTGAGGTTGAAACGGAAGAATTTCACGAAGAGGAAAAGATTATCCGTATACGTTCGGTGATTATGGTGGAACGCGAAACCCAAAAAGGAATTATTATTGGGCATAAAGGAAGTGCTTTAAAGCGCGTTGGGACCGAGGCTAGAAAGGATTTGGAGAAATTCTTCGGAAAACAAATCCATTTAGAAATTTACGTAAAGGTCAATAAGAATTGGCGAAGTAATCAAAACCAATTAAGGCGTTTCGGTTATAATCAAAAGTAA
- a CDS encoding ATP-binding cassette domain-containing protein has protein sequence MISIENLSYNYSKKETLFKDLNFKQDTGNIVGLLGKNGAGKSTLFKIISGLVHVKSNGVEVNGFKPSNRNPNFLSDIFLVTEAPFYPALSIASYVKVYSTFYKNFDHEKMNQILSDFELKPSHKLQKLSHGQQKKFTIAFALATNCKLLLLDEPTNGLDIHSKSVFRKVLVNAVGDDQLVLISTHQVKDIEAVIDKIVIIDNGNIVFEEDMITILEKLQFKRVVSLEDKTVLYSEKSVGGYDAILPVINEEETEIDIELLFKAVLNNAEIKL, from the coding sequence ATGATTTCAATTGAAAACCTTTCTTATAATTATTCTAAGAAAGAAACGCTGTTTAAAGATTTGAATTTTAAACAGGATACAGGGAATATCGTAGGCCTATTGGGTAAGAATGGAGCAGGAAAGTCTACGCTGTTTAAAATTATTTCTGGGTTGGTCCATGTTAAAAGTAATGGGGTAGAAGTAAATGGTTTTAAACCCTCCAATAGAAACCCTAATTTCTTAAGTGATATTTTTTTGGTGACAGAGGCACCATTTTATCCCGCTTTAAGCATTGCATCTTACGTTAAAGTATACAGTACGTTTTATAAGAATTTTGATCATGAAAAAATGAATCAAATTCTATCGGATTTTGAGTTAAAGCCATCTCACAAATTACAAAAACTGTCCCATGGCCAACAAAAGAAGTTTACAATAGCTTTCGCCCTGGCAACAAATTGTAAGCTACTATTGTTAGACGAACCTACCAATGGTTTAGATATACATTCTAAAAGTGTATTTCGTAAAGTTTTGGTCAATGCTGTTGGAGACGACCAATTGGTTTTAATCTCTACACATCAAGTTAAAGATATAGAAGCCGTTATTGATAAGATTGTTATTATCGATAACGGTAATATTGTTTTCGAAGAGGATATGATAACTATTCTTGAAAAATTACAATTTAAAAGAGTGGTCTCGTTAGAGGATAAAACAGTTTTATACTCAGAAAAAAGTGTAGGTGGCTATGATGCCATTCTTCCAGTAATCAACGAAGAGGAAACCGAAATTGATATAGAGCTGCTTTTTAAGGCCGTATTGAACAACGCAGAAATTAAACTATAA
- a CDS encoding LacI family DNA-binding transcriptional regulator, whose product MGNKKKATIKDIANVLNISPAAVSKALHDDSRISEKTKKAVRQVAKNLNYQPNHLASALRKGKSNLVGVVVPKTNSNFFSSVIHNIEEVLNKEGYNIIITQSNESYKKECDNIDALLFTQVDGIIASMANETVELDYYEKIKSKGIPLILFDRGENDLNVDYIGINDYESSHKIVEHLINQGCKRIAHIGGFKRTRIYNNRIRGYMDALKKYDLPLDDELLIESNLSTEDGRLRMQELINLKNRPDAVYVAGDYAALGALQVLKENNINVPGDIALVGFGDEPFTAMVTPPISSINQHSKQIGRLAALKFLEYVEQDSFKQSLNKQILDAKLVVRASSNKNPTT is encoded by the coding sequence TTGGGTAATAAAAAAAAAGCGACCATAAAAGATATTGCAAACGTGCTAAACATTTCTCCTGCTGCCGTTTCTAAAGCCCTTCATGATGACTCCCGTATAAGCGAGAAAACAAAAAAAGCTGTTAGGCAAGTTGCCAAAAACTTAAATTATCAACCCAATCACCTAGCAAGTGCTCTAAGAAAAGGAAAGAGCAACTTAGTTGGTGTTGTTGTTCCAAAAACTAATAGCAATTTCTTTTCATCGGTTATTCATAATATTGAAGAAGTTCTAAACAAGGAAGGTTACAACATAATCATTACTCAGTCTAACGAATCTTATAAAAAGGAATGTGATAATATCGACGCGCTTTTATTTACTCAAGTTGATGGTATCATTGCTTCCATGGCCAACGAAACGGTTGAACTAGACTACTATGAAAAAATAAAATCTAAAGGCATTCCCTTAATATTATTTGATCGTGGTGAAAACGACCTTAATGTAGATTATATTGGTATAAACGACTACGAGAGTAGCCACAAAATTGTAGAGCACCTGATAAACCAGGGATGCAAAAGAATTGCACACATTGGAGGTTTTAAGCGTACAAGAATTTACAATAACCGTATTAGGGGTTATATGGATGCTTTAAAAAAATATGATTTGCCATTAGATGATGAGTTACTAATTGAAAGTAATCTATCTACAGAAGACGGTAGGTTAAGAATGCAAGAACTTATAAATCTAAAAAATAGGCCAGATGCTGTTTATGTTGCTGGAGATTATGCCGCTTTAGGTGCGCTACAAGTACTTAAAGAAAATAATATTAACGTTCCTGGTGATATTGCACTAGTTGGTTTTGGCGACGAACCTTTTACAGCTATGGTCACGCCTCCTATTTCCAGTATAAATCAGCATAGCAAACAGATTGGTAGACTTGCAGCTTTAAAGTTCTTAGAATATGTAGAGCAAGACTCTTTTAAACAATCTCTTAACAAACAAATTTTGGATGCCAAATTAGTAGTTAGGGCATCGTCAAATAAAAACCCCACAACTTAA